One segment of Spiroplasma cantharicola DNA contains the following:
- a CDS encoding putative cysteine peptidase, translating to MKTILRKWLPKNTWKNIKIGSSTSTMHSSSSERWLLKYKVPVLFSFVINNFAHNVVIYGYAEKNNEYAVHFGWGGEQYSKVIMDKDKMWSYFGIGF from the coding sequence ATGAAAACTATTTTAAGGAAGTGATTACCAAAAAATACTTGAAAAAATATAAAAATTGGTTCAAGCACATCTACAATGCATTCTTCATCTTCTGAAAGATGATTATTAAAATATAAAGTTCCTGTTCTATTTTCATTTGTTATAAATAATTTTGCACATAATGTAGTTATTTATGGTTATGCTGAAAAAAACAATGAATATGCTGTACATTTTGGTTGAGGTGGTGAACAATATTCTAAAGTTATAATGGATAAAGATAAAATGTGAAGCTATTTTGGTATTGGCTTTTAA
- a CDS encoding lipoprotein has protein sequence MRKLLSILGSIGLLASTGVTVTACNPKQEKLIIPAFPATVEEAQKIISDLSKPYALTKLEINKLKAKENSDNLTEILNLIIKNKFNEYESIIYASIFKIVELEGNESEIKIWEFDEDNMNVEEIEISINVYLKDSENDLFYSLEKNINSKTTFPNEVIGREKMINNLKDIRKWWLDGKNLEALSDQFRISEVSLKNQEVDEALEKVIRWSKNEHITIETIEFVSWLWPSNETESNSFAVRPKNNDKFLGLAMFEWSYI, from the coding sequence ATGAGAAAATTATTATCAATATTAGGGTCAATAGGACTATTAGCATCAACAGGTGTAACAGTTACAGCTTGCAATCCGAAACAAGAAAAGCTTATAATACCAGCTTTTCCAGCAACCGTTGAAGAGGCACAAAAAATTATATCAGATTTATCTAAACCATATGCACTTACTAAATTAGAGATTAATAAATTGAAAGCAAAAGAAAATTCTGATAACTTAACTGAAATTTTAAACTTAATTATTAAAAATAAATTTAATGAGTACGAGTCAATTATATATGCTTCAATTTTTAAAATTGTAGAATTGGAAGGTAATGAATCAGAAATTAAAATATGAGAATTTGATGAAGATAATATGAATGTTGAAGAAATTGAAATATCAATAAATGTATATTTAAAAGATTCTGAAAATGACCTTTTTTACTCTCTAGAAAAGAACATTAATTCAAAAACCACATTTCCAAATGAAGTTATTGGTAGAGAAAAAATGATAAATAATTTGAAAGATATTCGCAAATGATGATTAGATGGAAAAAATTTAGAAGCACTCAGTGATCAGTTTCGTATTTCTGAAGTGTCTTTAAAGAATCAAGAAGTAGATGAAGCTCTTGAAAAGGTTATTAGATGAAGCAAAAATGAACATATAACAATTGAAACTATTGAATTTGTTTCATGATTATGACCAAGCAATGAAACAGAGAGTAATTCATTTGCTGTTAGACCTAAAAATAATGATAAATTTCTTGGATTAGCAATGTTTGAATGAAGTTATATTTAA